CGGCCTTGCTGCCGAACGCGGCGTAGAGGCTCGACGTCGAGATCCCCAGTTCCGTGGTCAGCGCCCGCGTGGAGGTCCCGGAATAGCCGTGGCGCCAGAAGAGGCGCGCGGCACCCAGGATGGCGCGATCGCGGCTGAACGTCGAGGGACGGCCCCGGGTGGTGGAAGACACCCTGGAATTATAGATCGTTTGCTCCATAATTGATTTATGGAGCAAACGATTCAAAAAACAGTGAAGCGTGACGACGGCAGCTGGTTGACGGTCGATGTCTACGGCGACCCCGGCGCGCCCGGTCTCGTGATGGTGCCGGGCGTGATGAGCGACGCGCACTCCTGGGGCGCCGTCGCGCGGGCGATCACGGCCTGGCCTTCGGTCGCGGTGCTGAATCGCCGGGGGAGAGCGCCGTCGGGACCGCTCACCGCGGACTACTCCCTGGACGTCGAGGTGGGCGATCTGCTGGCGGTGCTGGAAGTCCTCGGTCCCGTGAAGGCCGTGTTCGGCTGGAGCTACGGGGGCCTGATCGCCCTGCTCGCCGCCGGCCGGCACACGATGGAGCAGGTGATCGCCTACGAGCCTGTCGGTCGACCGTTCGCCGCGGAGGCCCTTCCGGGCCTGCGGACGGCGGAGCAGGCACAGGACTGGGACCGGAGCGTCGAGATCGTCAACCGAGACATCTCAGGCTTCACGGCCGACTATGTCGCGGGGCTCCGGGCGGATCCCGCCGTCTGGGAGAAACTCCGGCGGTTCAGTGCGCCCCTGGCCGCCGAATTGACGGCGCTGAACGCAGTGGCGCTGCCGGAGACACTGGCGCGGAAAGCCGACCGAGTGGATCTCATCGTCGGGGAACTCAACCGACACGGCGAGCCCTATGGAACGGCGTTCGACGCCGTCGTGGGCCGGGTGCCGGGCGCGCGGGTCCACGAGCTCGCCGGAGTGGGTCACCTTGCGCATCTGGAGGACCCCGCAGGGCTGGGGCGTCTCCTCGACGCACTCGCCGGCAAGCCTTGAGGGCGCGCCGCAGGACTCAGTCCAGCGTGTGAACCGTGGCGGAGTCCGCGAGCCGGGTCGCCATGACCGACACGGCGGACGGGTTCTCGTCCACGCAGACGAAGCGGCGACCGGTCTTCGCGGCCACCGCGCCGAGGGTTCCGGAGCCCGCGAAGAAGTCCAGGCACCAATCGCCAGGCCGGGTGGACGCCATGACCATGCGGCGCAGGAGCCCTTCCGGTTTCTGCGTCGGATAGCCCGTCTTCTCCTTGCCCGTGGGGGAGACGATGGTATGCCACCAGACGTCCGTAGGGAGCTTCCCGCGCTGGCGCTTCTCCTCGGTCACGAGACCGGGGGCCATGTACGGTTCGCGGTCCACCTCGGCCGCGTCGAAGTGATACGCCTCCGGGTCCTTGACGTAGACCAGGATGTTGTCGTGCTTGGCGGGCCAGCGGCGACGGGCGCGGGCGCCGTAGTCGTAGGCCCAGATGATCTCGTTGAGGAAGCACTCGCGCCCGAAGATCGCGTCGAGCATCACCTTGGCGTAGTGCACCTCGCGGTAGTCCAGGTGAAGGTACAGCGTTCCGTCCGGGGCCAGGAGACGCCATGCCTCACGCAAGCGGGGCTCAAGGAACGCCCAGTAGTCCTCGAAGGCGTCGTCGTAGCGATGCAGGTCCCCCCGGAGCGTCTGGTACGAGCGCCCCTGGAAGCCGATCCGGTCACCTTCGCCCTCCGCGCTGCGGACCATGGTGGTCTGCTGGCGGCGCTGGGTGCGACCCGTGTTGAACGGGGGATCGATGTAGATGAGCGTGAACGAGTCATCCGGCAGGGACGGCAGGAACCCGGCGTTGTCCGCTTGGACCACCAGGTTCCCGCCGTCCGGCTGCCAGAGCTGTTCAGCGGTCCGGGCCATGGATCCCGTCAGGATTCCTGGGCGGGGGCGCCGGCCTCGCGGGCCACGACCTCGCCGTTGCGGCGGCGGGTGCGGTTGCGCGGGCGGCGGCGACGGGAGTCGTCGTCGCTCTTCTTCTCGGCGGCAGGCGCTTCGGTGGTCTCCGCGGCAGGCTGACGTGTCCGACGACGGCGGCCCTCGCCGTCTCCGGAAGCCCCCTCGCTGCGCCGGCCCTCGGAGCGGCGCTCGCCGCTGCGCTGACGGTCACCACGGGAGGACGACGACGGGCGCTTGGTCACGCGCTTTCCGGTCTCGCCCAGATCCTCGAGAACTTCGGCATCCACGCCGGCCAGGACGCGCTTGTCGCGGGGCAGGCGGCCCTTGGTGCCCTCCGGGATGTCCAGATCCGTGTAGAGGTGGGCGGAGGAGGAGTAGGTCTCGACCGGCTCGGCGAAGTCGAGGCCCAGAGCCTTGTTGATCAGGGCCCAGCGGGGCATGTCCTCCCAGTCCACGAAGGTCACGGCGGTGCCCTTGTTGCCGGCACGGCCCGTGCGGCCCACGCGGTGGAGGTAGATCTTCTCGTCCTCGACGCACTGGTAGTTGATGACGTGGGTGACATCGTCGACGTCGATGCCGCGGGCGGCGACATCGGTGGCGACCAGGACGTCCACCTTGTTGTTGCGGAAGGCGCGCAGGGCCTGTTCGCGGGCGCCCTGGCCCAGGTCACCGTGCAGCGCGGCAGCGGCGAATCCGCGGTCCACGAGCTCCTCCGCGACCTTCGCGGCGGTGCGCTTGGTCTTGGTGAAGATGACGGTGCGGCCACGGCCACGGGCCTGCAGGATCCGCGAGACGACCTCGATCTTGTCGAGCGAGTGCGCGCGGTACACCAGCTGGCGGATGTCCCGCTTGGTCAGGCCTTCGTCGTCCGGGTCCGCCGCGCGGATGTGGGTGGGGCGCGTCATGTACCGGCGGGCCATGGCGATGACCGGGCCGGGCATGGTGGCGGAGAAGAGCATCGTCTGACGCGTGCCGGCCGGGGTGGCGGCCATCAGCGTCTCGACGTCCGGCAGGAAGCCGAGGTCCAGCATCTCGTCGGCCTCGTCCAGGATCACGATCTTGATGTTGGAGAGGTTCAGGTGGCGCTGCTTGTAGAGGTCGATCAGGCGGCCCGGCGTGCCGACCACCAGGTCGACGCCGTTCTGGAGCGCTTCGATCTGCGGCTCGTACGCACGGCCGCCGTAGATGGTGGCGATGCGGACCTGGTGCAGCCGGCTGGCGGTGGCGAGGTCGTTCGCGACCTGCACCGCGAGCTCGCGGGTCGGGACGATCACGAGGGCCTGCGGAGCGCCCGGGACCTGCAGCTTCGAGTACTTCGGGTCATCGCTGGTCACGATGCGCTCCAGCGCCGGGACGCCGAAGCCGAGGGTCTTGCCGGTGCCGGTCTTCGCCTGGCCGATGATGTCGTGCCCGCCGAGAGCGACGGGGAGTGTCAGCGCCTGGATGGGGAAGGGGTGGATGATCCCGGCCTGGGCCAGGGAATCGACGATCTCGGTGCGGACACCGAAGTCCGCGAAGGTCTTCTGGACCTCGGCATGCGGTTCCGCCGTGGTGGTGATGGTCTCCTCCGGCTCGACACTCTCCGTGCCGCTGGTGTCGACCAGGACTTCATGACTGTGGGTTTCGCTCACGCGTGCCTCCTTGGCATTGCTCCGCCAGCGCCGGGACGGGCGTCTGCCAACCTTGGCGACGGCACCGGTCGTTCCAGGAAAGGTCCCGGAGAAGGCGGAGTACGGGTGGAAGCCGATCGCGGTCTGCGTGGGCCGCACTGGCGGCCATCAGGGGTGCCGGGCCCGTGAAGAACGGGCGGGGCGGGGGAAATCAATGGTCAATCAACGACCGGGCATCCATGACTACCCCCTCATTCTAGGGGATGGAGGGCTGATTCCCTGGATTT
This portion of the Arthrobacter woluwensis genome encodes:
- a CDS encoding alpha/beta fold hydrolase; translation: MEQTIQKTVKRDDGSWLTVDVYGDPGAPGLVMVPGVMSDAHSWGAVARAITAWPSVAVLNRRGRAPSGPLTADYSLDVEVGDLLAVLEVLGPVKAVFGWSYGGLIALLAAGRHTMEQVIAYEPVGRPFAAEALPGLRTAEQAQDWDRSVEIVNRDISGFTADYVAGLRADPAVWEKLRRFSAPLAAELTALNAVALPETLARKADRVDLIVGELNRHGEPYGTAFDAVVGRVPGARVHELAGVGHLAHLEDPAGLGRLLDALAGKP
- a CDS encoding DNA-methyltransferase; its protein translation is MARTAEQLWQPDGGNLVVQADNAGFLPSLPDDSFTLIYIDPPFNTGRTQRRQQTTMVRSAEGEGDRIGFQGRSYQTLRGDLHRYDDAFEDYWAFLEPRLREAWRLLAPDGTLYLHLDYREVHYAKVMLDAIFGRECFLNEIIWAYDYGARARRRWPAKHDNILVYVKDPEAYHFDAAEVDREPYMAPGLVTEEKRQRGKLPTDVWWHTIVSPTGKEKTGYPTQKPEGLLRRMVMASTRPGDWCLDFFAGSGTLGAVAAKTGRRFVCVDENPSAVSVMATRLADSATVHTLD
- a CDS encoding DEAD/DEAH box helicase — encoded protein: MSETHSHEVLVDTSGTESVEPEETITTTAEPHAEVQKTFADFGVRTEIVDSLAQAGIIHPFPIQALTLPVALGGHDIIGQAKTGTGKTLGFGVPALERIVTSDDPKYSKLQVPGAPQALVIVPTRELAVQVANDLATASRLHQVRIATIYGGRAYEPQIEALQNGVDLVVGTPGRLIDLYKQRHLNLSNIKIVILDEADEMLDLGFLPDVETLMAATPAGTRQTMLFSATMPGPVIAMARRYMTRPTHIRAADPDDEGLTKRDIRQLVYRAHSLDKIEVVSRILQARGRGRTVIFTKTKRTAAKVAEELVDRGFAAAALHGDLGQGAREQALRAFRNNKVDVLVATDVAARGIDVDDVTHVINYQCVEDEKIYLHRVGRTGRAGNKGTAVTFVDWEDMPRWALINKALGLDFAEPVETYSSSAHLYTDLDIPEGTKGRLPRDKRVLAGVDAEVLEDLGETGKRVTKRPSSSSRGDRQRSGERRSEGRRSEGASGDGEGRRRRTRQPAAETTEAPAAEKKSDDDSRRRRPRNRTRRRNGEVVAREAGAPAQES